Sequence from the Ignavibacteria bacterium genome:
TTTTACATAATCACCTTTGACTATGGATGACGAAAAACCTCCAACACCTCTGCCAAAAACAGCGAGTCCTCCTGTCGAATCCTGTAGAAATGAAGGGCTGTTGAATTCATTCCCCACAGTTACAATTCCCTTGATTGTTACTACTTTTCCCGTATCAAGCGAAACTCCGTTCGCATCATTTTGGTGTAAATGAGCGATATTATACTCAGGAATGGGTATTGCAATCGAGAAAATCCCCGACAAGCTGTTCAGGGAAGGGTTTGTGGCATCACTTACTCTAACCACACAGTTTGTGGAAGGTGTGGCAGGTACGGTCCAGGAATATGACCCTGAAGCTGCAGGGGTCGAAGAAATTATATTCAGCCAGCTTGTACCCGAATTTGTTGAATATTCCAGTTTTACATTTGCAACATTCGCAGAAGACCAGGTGATATCAGTTGTTGAACCGCTCACGAGGTTTGTCCCCAGCAGTGGTGAAAGAATGCTGATACTTCCGGGTTGAGGATCCGTAACAGTCACCGTGAAGTTGGGAGCATGATTCCACCTGCTTTTTACAGCACATCCCGTGGCATATAAGGTTTGAGTGCCGGCTGTGGATGGAGCGGTATATTTGAATGACCAGACGAGCTGTGTTGTGCCGGTCTGTTTAGAAGGCTGGGTCAGTTCCCCGTTCAGGACTTTCAGACGGGAATCAACTTTTGCGAGGGTACCGTTTGAGGCGGCGATGTCCATCCCTCCACCTGTAATGTTCGAAGTGTAGGTCATCAAGACAGAGTAGCTTCCTGTTTCACCCTTGTTCAGAGTGGCAGGTCCTGATATGGTCAGCGTAACGCTGCTGCTCGGGGAGCTTGTATGACATGTACACCCGGGTGTTGATCCCTTTTTTGTGTAGCCGCTTTCGCCTCCTGGGTAAGCGAGAAGAGAACAGTTGGCCAACAGTAATAAAACAGATGTTAAAAGAGAAAATCGTAGAAAATCAGCTTTCATCTAAATTATCTTTCAGTAAAAATAGTTTTTTGGTTATTAAAATTGTGAATATAAATATCTGTATCTGCAAAAATAATTAAATTATTAATTAATCATATCATCCATTATTTTTTACAAACCGGTTGGAATGAACTAATAAAAGTTTATATTGCCCATTGGTTTTTCCGCCAATGCGATTTCTAACCCGGATGGATACCGTGGAATTGAATTTCGTAGCTTGGACGGGAAGCATTTTAATAGCAAAGCCGGTGAATTGTCATGGAAAAAATATCTATATTGGTGATAGAAGATAACAGACTGCTTCGCGAGGGAATAGAGACCCTCTTGAAAACCAGAGAAGATATGTCGGTGGCCTCTACAATTGGTAATGGTGAGAATATTCTGGAGAGGGTGCTCGAGTACAACCCCGATATCGTATTACTTGATCTCGGTTTAAGGAGTCAAAGCAGTTTAAATATTGTTAAAACTGTTCTGAAAAGCCGGCCCGGTGTAAAGATCATAATTATGGATCTGGTTGCCGCAGAGAACGATGTTTACAATTTTATAAAAGTCGG
This genomic interval carries:
- a CDS encoding T9SS type A sorting domain-containing protein; amino-acid sequence: MANCSLLAYPGGESGYTKKGSTPGCTCHTSSPSSSVTLTISGPATLNKGETGSYSVLMTYTSNITGGGMDIAASNGTLAKVDSRLKVLNGELTQPSKQTGTTQLVWSFKYTAPSTAGTQTLYATGCAVKSRWNHAPNFTVTVTDPQPGSISILSPLLGTNLVSGSTTDITWSSANVANVKLEYSTNSGTSWLNIISSTPAASGSYSWTVPATPSTNCVVRVSDATNPSLNSLSGIFSIAIPIPEYNIAHLHQNDANGVSLDTGKVVTIKGIVTVGNEFNSPSFLQDSTGGLAVFGRGVGGFSSSIVKGDYVKVTGKVVSYNGLTEINPVSEFQKLDSGLTVEPAEITISDILNQNWGGDETYEGKLIKITGLSLVSQVTTWAGNTNYILTDGVDSMQVRITTGTSLVGQPAPVNAIFTLTSVLSQYKTTAPFNSGYQLMPRGVDDIVITTGVKESETAITDYRLEQNYPNPFNPSTTISFVLPRESNVKLQIFNSLGEELVNLLEGSYSTGRHSLRFDASNLVSGIYFYKLTAVPVDGSKGFTELKKLVLLK